In Aegilops tauschii subsp. strangulata cultivar AL8/78 chromosome 3, Aet v6.0, whole genome shotgun sequence, one genomic interval encodes:
- the LOC141042975 gene encoding uncharacterized protein: MEAFRGALDDCALTDLGFRGVPFTYDNKRAGRKNVRVRLDRVVANDVWRDIFPDASVEHIVTSCSDHCLLLVRFHAEQLVQNKKRCRQYEIFWERASELPEIIEQAWAAAGDKSDLEAIQNCLSNIMKSLQGWSSHKFGNILKELKEVRTELEELLSSGADSAKVRVVQDKLNELLYKEEMLWLQRSRINWLREGDRNTKFFHGKAVWRAKKNKITKLKDANGNWISSPAELESLATAYFHDLFTRDANLNSEEIVALFENKVSVEMNEMLCQEFTDREISDALFQIGPLKAPGTDGFPARFYQRN, translated from the coding sequence ATGGAGGCCTTTCGTGGAGCTCTGGATGATTGTGCACTCACTGATCTTGGATTTAGAGGCGTCCCTTTCACTTATGATAACAAACGTGCCGGCAGAAAGAATGTCAGAGTACGACTCGATCGGGTCGTCGCGAATGATGTTTGGCGGGATATTTTTCCGGATGCCTCGGTGGAACATATTGTAACATCTTGCTCTGATCATTGCCTCCTGCTAGTCCGGTTCCATGCTGAACAATTGGTACAGAACAAGAAAAGATGCAGGCAATATGAGATCTTTTGGGAGAGAGCTTCAGAACTACCCGAGATAATTGAACAGGCGTGGGCTGCTGCTGGTGATAAAAGCGATCTAGAGGCCATACAAAATTGTCTCAGCAACATCATGAAGTCATTACAAGGTTGGAGCAGCCACAAATTTGGCAATATTTTAAAAGAGCTAAAGGAGGTGCGCACTGAATTGGAAGAGCTATTAAGCAGTGGTGCTGATAGTGCCAAGGTTCGTGTGGTGCAAGATAAGCTGAATGAGCTGCTGTACAAAGAAGAGATGTTGTGGCTTCAAAGGTCAAGAATTAATTGGCTTAGAGAAGGCGACCGGAACACTAAGTTCTTCCATGGGAAAGCTGTATGGCGAGCTAAGAAAAATAAAATCACAAAGCTAAAAGATGCAAACGGGAATTGGATATCTTCCCCAGCCGAGCTGGAATCTTTGGCTACCGCTTATTTCCATGACCTCTTTACTCGTGATGCCAACCTTAATTCGGAGGAAATTGTCGCATTATTTGAGAACAAGGTCTCGGTGGAGATGAATGAGATGCTATGCCAGGAGTTCACGGACAGAGAGATTTCAGATGCGCTGTTTCAAATAGGGCCCTTAAAGGCACCTGGCACAGATGGTTTTCCTGCGAGGTTCTATCAACGAAACTAG